In Roseisolibacter agri, a genomic segment contains:
- the rho gene encoding transcription termination factor Rho translates to MPRTGSAGADPTGDVVVEGVASFGGDAPRESARESAPPRESVREEPREVREPRDEAAPARDGAREGGREFDRDSGARREGESGREFRSRGRRRRRGGQGGQPGGPGPQGGQFQHGRDGARDGQRPNQRDGHREGFRDGPRDAAASNGYAPPGQGGPRDRDEFRGRGRRQRQRGRNRNDFANDRPAPSQVVADTEVSGWMDLGREGGFVRQAANSYLPAPNDPFVPTHLVRQYTLRKGDAVTAMAGRDHRGRTVVTDIQTLNGLEPTPEVKRPDFQALLATYPERKLKLETGKPAKGGPELTRRVVDLIAPIGFGQRALIVAPARSGKTMLLQAIVEGVAVNHPNAVLLVLLVDERPEEVSEMVQVGYGEVVASSFDMPAERHREVVEMVMERSRRLVEQNKDVVIVLDSITRMARAFNAARGVGRTLSGGLDANAMQTPKAFFGSARAVAASHGGGSLTIIGTALVETGSRMDDVIFEEFKGTGNCEIKLDRSLAEQRLFPAIDIPASGTRREDKLFRPDQLDAVFILRRGLQQMPSSAAISWLTKRIGNTKDNDVLLATLKDA, encoded by the coding sequence GTGCCGCGCACGGGATCGGCGGGCGCGGACCCGACGGGCGACGTGGTGGTGGAGGGCGTGGCGAGCTTCGGCGGCGACGCGCCGCGAGAGAGCGCCCGTGAGAGTGCTCCACCGCGCGAGTCGGTGCGCGAGGAGCCGCGCGAGGTGCGCGAGCCGCGCGACGAGGCCGCGCCGGCGCGCGACGGCGCGCGTGAGGGCGGCCGCGAGTTCGACCGCGACAGCGGCGCGCGCCGCGAGGGGGAGAGCGGCCGCGAGTTCCGCAGCCGCGGCCGGCGCCGCCGCCGCGGCGGCCAGGGCGGACAGCCCGGCGGGCCCGGACCGCAGGGCGGCCAGTTCCAGCACGGGCGCGACGGCGCGCGCGACGGACAGCGGCCCAACCAGCGCGACGGGCACCGCGAGGGGTTCCGTGACGGGCCGCGCGACGCGGCGGCGAGCAACGGCTACGCGCCGCCGGGCCAGGGCGGCCCACGCGACCGCGACGAGTTCCGCGGCCGCGGCCGGCGCCAGCGCCAGCGCGGGCGCAACCGCAACGACTTCGCGAACGACCGGCCCGCGCCGTCGCAGGTCGTCGCCGACACCGAGGTCTCCGGCTGGATGGACCTGGGCCGCGAGGGGGGCTTCGTGCGCCAGGCGGCGAACAGCTACCTGCCCGCGCCGAACGACCCGTTCGTCCCCACGCACCTCGTGCGGCAGTACACGCTGCGGAAGGGCGACGCCGTGACGGCGATGGCGGGGCGCGACCACCGCGGCCGCACCGTCGTCACCGACATCCAGACGCTGAACGGGCTGGAGCCGACGCCCGAGGTCAAGCGTCCCGACTTCCAGGCGCTGCTGGCGACCTACCCCGAGCGCAAGCTGAAGCTGGAGACGGGCAAGCCGGCCAAGGGCGGCCCCGAGCTGACGCGCCGCGTGGTGGACCTGATCGCCCCGATCGGCTTCGGGCAGCGCGCGCTGATCGTGGCGCCCGCCCGCTCCGGCAAGACGATGCTGCTGCAGGCGATCGTCGAGGGCGTGGCGGTCAACCACCCGAACGCGGTGCTCCTGGTGCTGCTCGTCGACGAGCGCCCCGAGGAGGTCAGCGAGATGGTGCAGGTCGGCTACGGCGAGGTCGTGGCGTCGAGCTTCGACATGCCGGCCGAGCGCCACCGCGAGGTGGTGGAGATGGTGATGGAGCGCTCGCGCCGCCTGGTGGAGCAGAACAAGGACGTGGTGATCGTGCTCGACTCGATCACGCGCATGGCGCGCGCGTTCAACGCGGCGCGCGGCGTCGGCCGGACGCTCTCGGGCGGCCTCGATGCCAACGCGATGCAGACGCCGAAGGCGTTCTTCGGGTCGGCGCGCGCGGTGGCGGCGTCGCACGGCGGCGGGTCGCTGACGATCATCGGCACCGCGCTCGTCGAGACGGGGTCGCGGATGGACGACGTGATCTTCGAGGAGTTCAAGGGGACGGGCAACTGCGAGATCAAGCTGGACCGGTCGCTCGCGGAGCAGCGCCTCTTCCCGGCGATCGACATCCCGGCCTCGGGCACGCGGCGCGAGGACAAGCTGTTCCGCCCCGACCAGCTGGACGCGGTGTTCATCCTCCGGCGCG